Proteins encoded by one window of Arabidopsis thaliana chromosome 2, partial sequence:
- a CDS encoding Tetratricopeptide repeat (TPR)-like superfamily protein (Tetratricopeptide repeat (TPR)-like superfamily protein; INVOLVED IN: N-terminal protein myristoylation; CONTAINS InterPro DOMAIN/s: Pentatricopeptide repeat (InterPro:IPR002885); BEST Arabidopsis thaliana protein match is: Tetratricopeptide repeat (TPR)-like superfamily protein (TAIR:AT3G57430.1); Has 43742 Blast hits to 13561 proteins in 221 species: Archae - 0; Bacteria - 12; Metazoa - 58; Fungi - 78; Plants - 42944; Viruses - 0; Other Eukaryotes - 650 (source: NCBI BLink).), producing MVMGSHLCSKLQALSSKIKQASVSGKWREVVSGYSEIQRAGVQFNDPFVFPIVFKACAKLSWLFQGRCIQASLLKRGFESFVSVGNSIADFYMKCGDLCSGLREFDCMNSRDSVSWNVIVFGLLDYGFEEEGLWWFSKLRVWGFEPNTSTLVLVIHACRSLWFDGEKIHGYVIRSGFCGISSVQNSILCMYADSDSLSARKLFDEMSERDVISWSVVIRSYVQSKEPVVGLKLFKEMVHEAKTEPDCVTVTSVLKACTVMEDIDVGRSVHGFSIRRGFDLADVFVCNSLIDMYSKGFDVDSAFRVFDETTCRNIVSWNSILAGFVHNQRYDEALEMFHLMVQEAVEVDEVTVVSLLRVCKFFEQPLPCKSIHGVIIRRGYESNEVALSSLIDAYTSCSLVDDAGTVLDSMTYKDVVSCSTMISGLAHAGRSDEAISIFCHMRDTPNAITVISLLNACSVSADLRTSKWAHGIAIRRSLAINDISVGTSIVDAYAKCGAIEMARRTFDQITEKNIISWTVIISAYAINGLPDKALALFDEMKQKGYTPNAVTYLAALSACNHGGLVKKGLMIFKSMVEEDHKPSLQHYSCIVDMLSRAGEIDTAVELIKNLPEDVKAGASAWGAILSGCRNRFKKLIITSEVVAEVLELEPLCSSGYLLASSTFAAEKSWEDVAMMRRLVKERKVRVVAGYSMVREGNLAKRFLAGDKLSQSDSELNDVVQSLHRCMKLDDTAGPIN from the coding sequence ATGGTAATGGGATCACACTTGTGTTCAAAGCTACAAGCTTTGTCTTCGAAGATTAAGCAAGCTTCTGTTAGTGGAAAATGGCGGGAAGTGGTCTCTGGGTATTCAGAGATACAGAGAGCTGGAGTTCAATTTAACGATCCTTTCGTTTTCCCCATTGTTTTTAAAGCTTGTGCTAAGCTCTCATGGCTGTTTCAAGGTAGATGTATTCAAGCAAGTCTGTTAAAGAGAGGTTTTGagtcttttgtttctgtagGGAACTCAATTGCTGATTTCTATATGAAATGTGGAGACTTGTGTTCTGGGTTACGAGAATTTGATTGTATGAATTCGAGAGATTCGGTGTCTTGGAATGTTATCGTTTTTGGGCTTCTCGATTAtggttttgaagaagaagggttaTGGTGGTTTTCGAAGTTGAGAGTTTGGGGTTTTGAGCCTAATACTTCAACATTGGTTCTTGTGATTCATGCGTGTCGTAGTTTATGGTTCGATGGAGAGAAGATTCATGGCTATGTGATCCGTAGTGGGTTTTGTGGGATTTCGTCTGTTCAAAATTCGATCTTGTGTATGTACGCAGATAGTGATTCTTTAAGTGCACGTAAactgttcgatgaaatgtctgaaagAGATGTTATTTCTTGGAGTGTTGTAATCCGAAGTTATGTGCAGAGCAAGGAACCTGTTGTTGGATTGAAGTTGTTTAAAGAGATGGTTCATGAGGCGAAAACAGAGCCTGATTGTGTGACTGTGACAAGTGTTCTCAAGGCTTGCACGGTGATGGAGGACATTGATGTTGGAAGATCAGTTCATGGGTTTTCGATACGGAGAGGTTTTGATTTGGCAGATGTGTTTGTTTGCAATTCACTTATTGATATGTATTCAAAAGGATTTGATGTTGATTCAGCATTTAGAGTATTTGATGAGACCACTTGTCGAAACATTGTTTCATGGAATTCGATTTTGGCTGGGTTTGTACATAATCAAAGGTACGATGAGGCTCTTGAGATGTTTCATTTGATGGTGCAAGAGGCGGTCGAAGTGGATGAAGTTACAGTCGTGAGTCTTCTCCGGGTTTGCAAGTTTTTTGAGCAGCCATTGCCTTGCAAGTCAATACATGGTGTAATAATTCGGCGTGGATATGAGTCAAACGAAGTGGCTTTGAGTTCTTTGATTGATGCGTATACAAGCTGCAGTCTTGTTGATGATGCAGGAACCGTGCTTGATTCGATGACGTACAAGGATGTGGTGTCATGTAGCACAATGATCTCTGGATTAGCCCATGCTGGCCGATCCGATGAAGCAATCTCAATCTTCTGTCACATGAGGGATACGCCCAATGCTATCACCGTCATAAGTCTTCTTAACGCATGCTCAGTTTCAGCGGACTTGAGAACTTCCAAATGGGCACATGGGATTGCTATCCGGAGAAGCTTAGCCATCAATGACATCTCAGTTGGTACCTCTATTGTTGACGCATACGCAAAATGTGGTGCCATAGAAATGGCGAGAAGGACTTTCGATCAAATCACTGAGAAAAACATCATCTCTTGGACCGTGATCATTTCAGCATATGCTATTAATGGTCTACCGGATAAAGCATTAGCATTGTTCgatgaaatgaaacaaaaaggttaCACACCAAACGCTGTGACATATCTGGCAGCTTTATCAGCTTGTAATCATGGAGGATTGGTAAAGAAAGGTCTCATGATCTTCAAATCAATGGTAGAAGAAGATCACAAACCTTCATTGCAACATTACTCTTGCATTGTAGACATGCTTAGCCGAGCTGGAGAGATTGATACGGCTGTGGAACTTATCAAGAATCTTCCAGAAGATGTTAAAGCAGGGGCTAGTGCTTGGGGAGCGATTCTTAGCGGTTGCAGAAAccgttttaaaaaattgatcatTACCTCAGAGGTAGTAGCTGAGGTTCTTGAACTCGAGCCCTTGTGTTCTTCAGGTTACTTGCTTGCGTCAAGCACATTTGCTGCAGAAAAATCATGGGAAGATGTAGCAATGATGAGGAGGTTGGTGAAGGAGAGAAAGGTTCGGGTCGTTGCGGGTTATAGCATGGTTCGTGAAGGAAACTTGGCAAAGAGGTTTTTGGCTGGAGACAAGTTAAGCCAGAGTGATTCTGAATTAAATGATGTCGTTCAGAGTCTTCATAGATGCATGAAGTTAGACGATACTGCAGGACCGATAAACTAA
- a CDS encoding ubiquitin family protein (ubiquitin family protein; CONTAINS InterPro DOMAIN/s: Heat shock chaperonin-binding (InterPro:IPR006636), Ubiquitin-associated/translation elongation factor EF1B, N-terminal (InterPro:IPR000449), Ubiquitin-associated/translation elongation factor EF1B, N-terminal, eukaryote (InterPro:IPR015940), Ubiquilin (InterPro:IPR015496), Ubiquitin (InterPro:IPR000626), Ubiquitin supergroup (InterPro:IPR019955), UBA-like (InterPro:IPR009060); BEST Arabidopsis thaliana protein match is: ubiquitin family protein (TAIR:AT2G17200.1); Has 11292 Blast hits to 6186 proteins in 743 species: Archae - 6; Bacteria - 243; Metazoa - 4778; Fungi - 1683; Plants - 2450; Viruses - 166; Other Eukaryotes - 1966 (source: NCBI BLink).) translates to MGGEADSRQPLTAEGVAVAVNVRCSNGTKFSVTTSLDSTVESFKELIAQNSDVPANQQRLIYKGRILKDDQTLLSYGLQADHTVHMVRGFVPSSPSAPAANAGNQTTAPQAVGSNDSSNLGGGESLFPGLGFNPLGGGNAMAGLFGSGLPDLEQAQQQLAQNPNMIREMMNTPAIQNLMNNPEFMRSMIMNNPQMRELVDRNPELGHVLNDPSILRQTLEAARNPELMREMMRNTDRAMSNIESMPEGFNMLRRMYENVQEPLMNATTMSENAGNNTSSNPFAALLGNQGVTTQGSDTSNNISAPNAETGTPNANPLPNPWGATAGQTTAPGRTNAGLGGLGGLGGLGGLGMLGADSPLGATPDASQLSQILQNPAMSQMMQSVLSNPQYMNQLMSLNPQLRSMLDMNPQLREMMQNPDFLRQFSSPEMMQQMMSLQQSLFSQNRNTAGQDPTQTGAATGTANNGGLDLLMNMFGSLGAGGLSGTNQPNVPPEERFATQLQQLQEMGFYDRAENIRALLATNGNVNAAVERLLGSIGQ, encoded by the exons ATGGGTGGTGAAGCAGATTCGAGGCAGCCGCTGACTGCTGAAGGCGTAGCTGTTGCCGTGAACGTCAGATGCTCCAATGGCACGAAATTTAGTGTGACGACGAGCCTCGATTCCACGGTGGAGTCTTTCAAAGAGTTAATTGCGCAGAACAGCGATGTGCCGGCAAATCAGCAGCGTTTGATTTACAAGGGACGTATCCTCAAAGACGATCAGACTCTCCTCAGCTATG gtttGCAGGCTGATCACACCGTTCATATGGTTCGAGGTTTTGtgccttcttctccttctgctCCCGCTGCAAATGCTGGAAACCAAACCACTGCTCCTCAAGCGGTTGGTTCAAATGATAGCTCAAACCTCGGAGGAGGTGAATCTTTGTTCCCTGGCCTTGGATTTAATCCTTTGGGTGGTGGAAATGCTATGGCTGGATTATTTGGATCTGGTCTTCCTGATCTTGAGCAGGCACAGCAACAACTAGCTCAGAACCCTAACATGATTAGAGAGATGATGAATACTCCAGCCATCCAGAATCTTATGAACAACCCAGAATTTATGAGGAGTATGATTATGAATAACCCTCAAATGCGTGAGCTTGTAGATCGCAATCCTGAGCTTGGTCATGTGCTCAATGACCCAAGCATCCTTCGTCAAACTCTAGAAGCGGCGAGAAACCCAGAGCTTATGCGTGAAATGATGAGAAATACTGATAGGGCTATGAGTAATATTGAGTCTATGCCTGAGGGATTTAACATGCTTAGGCGTATGTATGAAAATGTCCAGGAACCGTTAATGAATGCTACCACTATGTCCGAGAATGCTGGAAACAATACGAGCTCTAATCCATTTGCTGCTCTTCTGGGAAACCAGGGGGTTACTACACAAGGAAGCGATACTTCTAATAATATTTCGGCACCGAATGCTGAAACGGGTACACCTAATGCAAATCCACTTCCTAATCCTTGGGGTGCCACGGCTG GCCAGACAACTGCCCCTGGAAGGACAAATGCTGGACTTGGTGGTCTTGGTGGGCTTGGAGGCCTTGGTGGACTCGGTATGCTGGGAGCGGACTCACCTCTTGGTGCGACTCCAGATGCTTCTCAATTGAGCCAAATACTGCAAAACCCCGCTATGTCGCAGATGATGCAAAGCGTACTTTCCAATCCACAGTACATGAATCAG CTTATGAGTCTTAACCCACAACTCCGAAGCATGCTAGATATGAATCCTCAGTTGAGGGAAATGATGCAGAACCCTGATTTCCTTCGCCAGTTTAGCTCTCCCGAGATGATGCAG CAAATGATGTCTCTACAACAATCACTTTTCTCTCAGAATAGGAACACGGCTGGCCA GGATCCTACGCAAACTGGTGCTGCGACAG GGACAGCCAATAACGGAGGACTAGATTTATTGATGAATATGTTTGGCAGCCTTGGTGCTGGCGGCCTAAGTGGCACAAACCAACCCAATG TTCCTCCTGAAGAGCGATTTGCGACTCAGTTGCAACAGTTGCAAGAAATGGGATTCTACGACAGAGCAGAGAACATAAGGGCTTTGCTTGCAACCAATGGTAACGTTAACGCTGCTGTAGAACGACTCTTGGGGAGTATTGGCCAGTAA
- the DSK2 gene encoding ubiquitin family protein (DSK2; CONTAINS InterPro DOMAIN/s: Heat shock chaperonin-binding (InterPro:IPR006636), Ubiquitin-associated/translation elongation factor EF1B, N-terminal (InterPro:IPR000449), Ubiquitin-associated/translation elongation factor EF1B, N-terminal, eukaryote (InterPro:IPR015940), Ubiquilin (InterPro:IPR015496), Ubiquitin (InterPro:IPR000626), Ubiquitin supergroup (InterPro:IPR019955), UBA-like (InterPro:IPR009060); BEST Arabidopsis thaliana protein match is: ubiquitin family protein (TAIR:AT2G17190.1); Has 15379 Blast hits to 7776 proteins in 854 species: Archae - 6; Bacteria - 3440; Metazoa - 5160; Fungi - 1735; Plants - 2506; Viruses - 174; Other Eukaryotes - 2358 (source: NCBI BLink).): MGGEGDSSQPQSGEGEAVAVNIRCSNGTKFSVKTSLDSTVESFKELVAQSSDVPANQQRLIYKGRILKDDQTLLSYGLQADHTIHMVRGSAPSSAPPPAPAASQTTAPSVTRGVGSDNSSNLGGASPGESLFPGLGFNPLGGGNAMSGLFGAGLPDLVQTQQQLAQNPNMIRDMMNTPAIQNLMNNPEFMRSMIMNNPQMRELVDRNPELGHVLNDPSILRQTLEAARNPELMREMMRNTDRAMSNIESMPEGFNMLRRMYENVQEPLMNATTMSGNAGNNTGSNPFAALLGNQGVTTQGSDASNNSSTPNAGTGTIPNANPLPNPWGATGGQTTAPGRTNVGGDARSPGLGGLGGLGSLGGLGGLGMLGADSPLGATPDASQLSQLLQNPAISQMMQSVFSNPQYMNQLMSLNPQLRSMLDSNPQLREMMQNPDFLRQFSSPEMMQQMMTLQQSLSQNRNTASQDAGQTGAATGNNGGLDLLMNMFGSLGAGGLSGTNQSNVPPEERYATQLQQLQEMGFYDRAENIRALLATNGNVNAAVERLLGSIGQ; encoded by the exons ATGGGTGGAGAGGGAGATTCAAGTCAGCCGCAGAGTGGTGAAGGAGAAGCTGTGGCTGTGAACATCAGGTGCTCTAATGGCACGAAATTTAGTGTGAAGACGAGTCTCGATTCAACGGTGGAGTCTTTCAAAGAGTTGGTGGCTCAGAGCAGCGATGTTCCAGCTAATCAGCAGCGCTTGATTTACAAGGGTCGTATCCTCAAGGACGATCAAACTCTCCTCAGCTATG GTTTGCAGGCTGATCACACCATTCATATGGTTAGAGGCTCTGCACCTTCTTCAGCACCACCTCCTGCTCCGGCCGCAAGCCAAACCACTGCACCTAGTGTTACTCGAGGGGTTGGTTCAGATAATAGCTCGAATCTAGGAGGAGCGAGTCCTGGGGAATCTTTGTTCCCTGGGCTTGGATTTAATCCTCTGGGTGGTGGAAATGCTATGTCTGGGTTATTTGGAGCTGGTCTTCCGGATCTTGTGCAGACACAGCAACAACTAGCTCAAAACCCTAACATGATTAGAGATATGATGAATACTCCAGCCATCCAGAACCTTATGAACAACCCAGAGTTTATGAGGAGTATGATTATGAATAACCCTCAAATGCGTGAGCTTGTAGATCGCAATCCTGAGCTTGGTCATGTGCTCAATGACCCAAGCATCCTTCGTCAAACTCTAGAAGCGGCAAGAAACCCAGAGCTTATGCGTGAAATGATGCGGAATACTGATAGGGCTATGAGTAATATTGAGTCTATGCCTGAGGGATTTAACATGCTTAGGCGTATGTATGAAAATGTCCAGGAACCGTTAATGAATGCTACCACTATGTCCGGGAATGCTGGAAACAATACAGGCTCCAATCCATTTGCTGCTCTGTTGGGAAACCAGGGGGTCACTACGCAAGGAAGTGATGCTTCTAATAATTCTTCGACACCAAATGCTGGAACGGGGACTATTCCGAATGCAAATCCACTTCCTAATCCTTGGGGTGCTACAGGTG GTCAGACAACTGCCCCTGGAAGGACAAATGTTGGTGGGGATGCGAGGAGCCCTGGACTTGGTGGCCTTGGTGGTCTTGGAAGCCTTGGAGGCCTTGGTGGACTCGGTATGCTTGGAGCGGATTCACCTCTTGGTGCGACTCCAGATGCTTCTCAATTGAGCCAGTTATTGCAAAACCCAGCCATATCGCAGATGATGCAAAGCGTATTTTCCAATCCACAATACATGAATCAG CTTATGAGTCTTAACCCACAACTCCGAAGCATGCTAGATTCGAATCCTCAGTTGAGGGAAATGATGCAGAACCCAGATTTCCTTCGTCAGTTTAGTTCTCCGGAGATGATGCAG CAAATGATGACTCTACAGCAATCACTATCTCAGAATAGAAATACAGCCAGCCA GGATGCGGGGCAAACTGGTGCTGCCACAG GAAATAACGGGGGGCTGGATTTATTGATGAATATGTTTGGCAGTCTTGGTGCTGGCGGCCTGAGTGGCACGAACCAATCCAATG TTCCTCCTGAAGAGCGGTACGCTACTCAATTGCAACAGTTGCAGGAAATGGGATTCTATGACAGAGCAGAGAACATTAGGGCGTTGCTTGCAACCAATGGTAACGTTAACGCTGCTGTAGAACGACTCTTGGGGAGTATCGGACAGTAG